In Thermosphaera sp., a genomic segment contains:
- a CDS encoding ABC transporter substrate-binding protein, producing MTGKPYALILLMITLAFFAALSAVLLSWERFSTMSGVNEVGDKTESDYVTIVDSLGRTVKVEKYPKRVVAIGPGTLRLVVYLNATGLLAGVEEVELSWSPLGRDYAMAYGEYLKSLPVIGPGGPRSSPDPVRIRSVSPDLVIMSSLYAQLYDPDRLSTEVEAPVIVIDYGGAGYVEVDDLKKALTILGDVLNRSERARELCDFIDSVIRDLDARTRNITTKSSVYVGAISYKGAQPFTSSQARFPPLVLLNTNSIVDNLTSTVGYVSVDFEYILSAQPNYIFIDINNFNIVKDEFNRDKDKFCALMAFKERRVYSVLPFNYYHTNIATSLADAYFIGKILYPGNFEDVDPVAKANEIFKKFLGKELYLLFEEGYGVGFANLSSELAC from the coding sequence TTGACCGGTAAACCTTACGCGTTAATACTATTAATGATAACTCTCGCGTTTTTCGCGGCATTATCAGCAGTGCTACTCTCTTGGGAGAGATTTTCAACAATGTCGGGAGTAAATGAAGTTGGGGATAAAACAGAGTCTGACTACGTCACAATAGTTGATTCTCTCGGTAGAACCGTTAAGGTGGAAAAGTATCCTAAAAGAGTAGTAGCCATAGGTCCAGGAACTCTAAGATTGGTCGTGTATTTGAATGCTACCGGCTTACTCGCGGGAGTTGAGGAGGTAGAGTTGTCGTGGAGTCCCCTGGGCAGAGACTACGCCATGGCCTACGGGGAGTACTTGAAGAGCCTCCCAGTCATTGGGCCGGGAGGCCCGAGAAGCTCGCCAGACCCGGTTAGGATTAGGAGCGTCAGCCCTGACCTAGTCATAATGAGCTCTCTATACGCTCAATTATACGACCCAGATAGGCTGTCGACGGAGGTAGAAGCCCCCGTCATAGTTATTGACTACGGGGGCGCTGGCTACGTGGAGGTCGATGACTTGAAGAAAGCCCTCACGATCCTAGGCGATGTGCTGAATAGGAGTGAAAGAGCGCGGGAACTCTGCGACTTCATAGACTCGGTCATTAGAGATCTCGATGCACGAACAAGGAATATCACCACTAAGTCAAGCGTTTATGTGGGTGCAATATCGTATAAGGGTGCTCAACCCTTCACCTCCTCCCAGGCAAGATTTCCGCCTCTTGTATTGTTGAACACTAACTCGATCGTTGATAATTTAACATCTACTGTCGGATATGTGTCAGTAGATTTTGAATACATCTTGAGTGCACAGCCGAATTACATTTTCATCGACATTAACAATTTCAATATCGTTAAGGACGAGTTCAACAGGGATAAAGACAAGTTCTGCGCGCTAATGGCGTTTAAAGAACGAAGAGTCTACTCGGTGCTTCCATTCAACTATTATCATACCAACATAGCGACAAGCCTCGCTGATGCATACTTTATAGGTAAGATTCTCTACCCGGGCAACTTCGAGGACGTTGATCCAGTGGCGAAAGCAAACGAGATATTTAAAAAATTCCTGGGTAAGGAGCTCTATTTATTGTTTGAAGAAGGCTACGGGGTCGGGTTCGCTAATTTGTCGAGTGAGCTAGCTTGCTGA
- a CDS encoding iron ABC transporter permease, whose translation MSSHVLFLSKFLRRKLIILATLLFILVLLIPLASSIGFGGMAFLDFWRLVLGLEVAELDRVVLWLRLRRVLVGVLVGGLLGGAGVIAQAVYRNPLASPFTLGISHAAALGVAIALITGYAGRSYPLFYIVSRPYILPVMAFIFSLIQSLIVLLLAFRVGLTPNALVLSSIALSFLYQSLLSLIQYLVLNELQLATIVFWSFGDLSRPGDIELLILIIGSIPIILAYMLIHVDLDIILLGDDLAISSGINPRTFRLVATITASLGASLATSFVGVLAFLCLLSPHIARGLVGGSHKYLMPASIITGSILVVVADLFSRILLYPITLPVGITLSMMGAPLLIILLRGTRYGGHKDTWS comes from the coding sequence ATGAGCTCTCATGTACTCTTCTTATCAAAGTTTTTAAGGCGAAAATTGATCATCCTTGCCACTCTCTTATTCATCCTCGTCCTGCTGATTCCATTAGCATCATCTATTGGGTTTGGAGGGATGGCTTTTCTAGATTTCTGGAGATTGGTTCTTGGACTTGAAGTCGCCGAGCTGGATAGGGTTGTACTCTGGCTTAGGCTCAGGCGTGTTTTAGTAGGTGTTTTAGTAGGGGGATTATTGGGTGGGGCCGGTGTGATTGCTCAAGCGGTCTATAGAAATCCGTTGGCATCTCCGTTTACTCTTGGAATTTCGCATGCGGCTGCGCTGGGTGTAGCAATAGCCTTGATAACTGGTTATGCTGGAAGATCCTATCCATTATTCTATATAGTATCAAGACCTTACATATTGCCAGTTATGGCTTTCATCTTTTCCCTGATTCAATCCCTAATAGTCTTGCTTCTTGCATTTAGAGTCGGCTTAACGCCGAACGCCCTTGTACTATCATCTATCGCTTTATCCTTCCTCTACCAATCACTCCTTTCTCTTATACAATATCTAGTGCTAAATGAGTTACAATTAGCGACAATTGTTTTCTGGAGTTTCGGCGACTTGAGCAGGCCCGGCGATATTGAACTGCTTATTTTAATCATCGGCTCCATCCCCATCATTCTAGCCTACATGTTGATCCATGTTGACCTAGACATCATCCTGCTGGGGGACGATTTAGCAATTTCTTCAGGCATAAACCCGAGGACGTTTAGGCTTGTGGCCACTATAACCGCCTCACTCGGAGCCTCCTTGGCAACCTCTTTCGTAGGGGTATTAGCATTCTTGTGTCTTCTCTCTCCACATATTGCAAGAGGGTTAGTGGGCGGAAGCCATAAGTATCTAATGCCTGCTTCCATAATCACCGGGTCAATACTAGTGGTTGTAGCAGATTTGTTCTCCCGGATTCTCCTATACCCTATTACACTACCTGTGGGGATA